The proteins below come from a single Triticum aestivum cultivar Chinese Spring chromosome 5D, IWGSC CS RefSeq v2.1, whole genome shotgun sequence genomic window:
- the LOC123125434 gene encoding agamous-like MADS-box protein AGL61 encodes MAPKRKGGNGRQKTIMRRVEKEGARQVCFTKRRQGLFNKANELAVMCGAEVAAIAYSPAGNAFSFGHPSAEAVIDRFLAGDGTGVLSATDNNKLKKLHLQHGELRTQLKEVKMQKECMEEAMAKKRAVGDQIAVWLNPELGDMGEEEMMAFAAKLMPVRVAVSECANQVLLNLGMENILRAFQAPGVPLPQQHFGGSTLEFGSTSTNTGMEMQQMHMAMPPTQGFAIGMDTHHMPMAMPPPGLAYGMNMQQSLMSIPPPSRFGAGMEMQHMVMVMSPQQGFAAGTEKKQVTMAMPPSEFPADMEMPPPMGIATGIEMVQQATGTNMGFPF; translated from the coding sequence ATGGCACCGAAGCGGAAGGGTGGCAATGGGCGGCAGAAGACCATCATGCGGCGGGTCGAGAAGGAGGGCGCCCGGCAGGTATGCTTCACCAAGCGCCGGCAGGGTCTGTTTAACAAAGCCAACGAGCTGGCGGTGATGTGCGGCGCCGAGGTAGCCGCCATTGCCTACTCACCCGCtggcaatgctttctccttcggcCACCCCTCCGCTGAGGCCGTCATAGACCGCTTCCTGGCGGGCGACGGGACGGGAGTCCTGAGTGCCACCGACAATAACAAGTTGAAGAAGTTGCACCTGCAGCACGGCGAGCTGCGCACGCAGCTGAAGGAGGTGAAGATGCAGAAAGAGTGCATGGAggaggccatggcaaagaagcgcGCCGTGGGGGACCAGATTGCGGTCTGGCTTAACCCCGAACTAGGTGACATGGGGGAGGAGGAGATGATGGCCTTCGCCGCCAAGCTGATGCCGGTGCGGGTCGCCGTCTCTGAATGTGCAAACCAGGTACTCCTGAACCTGGGGATGGAGAACATCCTTCGCGCGTTCCAGGCGCCTGGGGTGCCACTGCCGCAACAGCACTTTGGTGGAAGTACCCTTGAGTTTGGTAGCACCAGCACTAACACTGGGATGGAGATGCAGCAGATGCATATGGCGATGCCTCCAACTCAAGGATTCGCCATAGGGATGGATACACACCATATGCCAATGGCGATGCCTCCGCCGGGCTTGGCCTATGGCATGAATATGCAGCAGAGTCTTATGTCGATTCCTCCACCGTCCAGGTTTGGCGCTGGGATGGAGATGCAACATATGGTTATGGTGATGTCGCCGCAACAAGGGTTTGCCGCCGGGACGGAGAAGAAGCAGGTGACTATGGCGATGCCACCGTCGGAGTTCCCTGCTGATATGGAGATGCCGCCACCCATGGGGATAGCCACTGGGATAGAGATGGTGCAGCAGGCAACTGGGACGAACATGGGGTTCCCATTCTGA